A region of Leishmania panamensis strain MHOM/PA/94/PSC-1 chromosome 33 sequence DNA encodes the following proteins:
- a CDS encoding hypothetical protein (TriTrypDB/GeneDB-style sysID: LpmP.33.3080) — MSSTKTTSSFNQSRPPSVKRPPSSSSGRRVPSSKHSDRELLHSAKHRSSSRSSAEHSRSSSRPRAAVTQSSNVKPTASHTIPVGRTLSSIPTTAGAPPDNTLATAPNPAPKPNGVAQGGAPSSIQPIGGSMRIAPKGMHDHSAVSGYGGMDSMGGNQNGMSSGYGSMGGAQNTMDGFGFMGPCYTNGYGSMGGNQMGMPSDFGPMCGGQNGMGGYGSMAGGGPGSMDGMGGPMDSMYGMGGPICSMYGMGGPMGSMYGPASLMGSMYGMGAPMGSMYGMGGPMGSMLGPMGSMYGMGGMGSLYGMGGGSLYGGGYHSVVDMASRRGSFLNKNDLIRADVKPLNSNKDNGGGKDAKEADDKERSKKDGKSREIKLEEPKTDSKDPKATEKKEATDKKGSADKKLSTEAKLVDKKDANEVDKRIVKGKDGEKEDGEKEDSERKDSEKKDGEKKDGEAPVAKPDGLLKFSGTKIRSLALVYKSGKEAKVTRKGVDTVIMDGKETKLDEVIFIEDPKKPVEAAALSEVRNQWVSGHNATIMIGSDGTRRTQAVDFMREYLSTCTGKLAASGEYFSIYLTMTALEGADQGRDLLKDAATFEKLTLASSPVYGPALNNMTIKEVNTKETMEEVLKEGMERAKEGEVVCSYLVLKQCRKSSAGAMVYLSSLNVTHVGPNVEHLTGLKAKKPEEPCRLYRYSVGGGSHTMCVGFVSDDDASAAKVFDALKEMREVQNTEPRSGNVKRFIEYTKKEIPKCKEKVASSTEESKKANYETMLKRMEMMLKDAEDIEKDAKAVAPKAYV; from the coding sequence ATGAGCTCTACCAAGACTACCAGCTCTTTCAACCAGAGCAGGCCCCCTTCTGTCAAGCGTCCGCCTAGCAGCAGCTCGGGCCGCCGCGTACCGAGCAGCAAGCACTCGGATCGCGAATTGTTGCACTCTGCCAAGCACCGCTCCTCGAGCCGGTCCTCGGCGGAACACAGTCGCTCCTCTTCGAGGCCCAGGGCTGCCGTGACGCAGAGCAGCAATGTGAAGCCCACCGCCTCTCACACCATTCCGGTCGGCAGAACGTTGTCTTCGAttcccaccaccgccggagCCCCTCCGGACAATACCCTTGCTACTGCACCGAACCCTGCCCCTAAGCCGAACGGTGTCGCCCAGGGTGGAGCTCCGTCGAGCATCCAGCCCATCGGAGGCTCGATGAGGATAGCCCCGAAGGGCATGCATGACCACAGTGCTGTGAGTGGCTACGGCGGCATGGATAGCATGGGTGGCAACCAGAATGGCATGTCGAGCGGCTACGGCTCGATGGGCGGCGCGCAGAATACCATGGACGGCTTTGGCTTCATGGGCCCCTGCTACACGAATGGCTACGGCAGTATGGGCGGCAACCAGATGGGTATGCCCAGCGACTTCGGCCCCATGTGCGGAGGTCAGAACGGCATGGGTGGCTACGGCTCTATGGCTGGTGGTGGTCCAGGCAGCATGGACGGCATGGGTGGTCCGATGGACTCCATGTACGGTATGGGAGGTCCGATATGCAGCATGTACGGCATGGGTGGTCCGATGGGCAGCATGTACGGTCCGGCCTCGCTGATGGGTTCCATGTACGGGATGGGGGCCCCAATGGGGTCAATGTACGGCATGGGTGGCCCGATGGGCTCCATGCTGGGTCCGATGGGGTCAATGTACGGTATGGGGGGAATGGGGTCTTTGTACGGCATGGGTGGCGGCAGCCTGTACGGCGGTGGCTACCACAGCGTGGTCGATATGGCGTCTCGCCGTGGCAGTTTCCTCAACAAGAATGACCTGATTCGCGCCGATGTGAAGCCGCTGAACAGCAACAAGGACAACGGCGGTGGGAAGGATGCCAAGGAGGCTGAcgacaaggagagaagcaagaaGGACGGCAAGAGCCGCGAAATCAAGCTTGAGGAGCCCAAGACTGATTCCAAGGACCCCAAGGCAACGGAAAAGAAGGAAGCCACTGACAAGAAGGGGAGCGCCGACAAGAAGCTGTCTACGGAGGCGAAGCTCGTGGACAAGAAGGACGCCAATGAAGTTGACAAGAGGATTGTCAAGGGCAAGgacggagagaaggaggacggCGAGAAGGAGGACAGTGAGAGGAAGgacagcgagaagaaggaTGGCGAGAAGAAGGATGGCGAGGCGCCAGTGGCCAAGCCGGATGGTCTCCTGAAGTTCAGCGGCACCAAAATTCGCAGTCTTGCCCTTGTCTACAAGTCTGGCAAGGAGGCGAAAGTGACTCGGAAAGGCGTGGACACCGTTATCATGGACGGCAAGGAGACGAAGCTTGACGAGGTCATCTTCATCGAGGACCCGAAAAAGCCAGTGGAGGCGGCCGCGCTGTCGGAGGTGCGCAATCAGTGGGTGTCGGGCCATAACGCCACCATCATGATCGGCAGCGACGGTACGCGGCGCACGCAGGCGGTGGACTTCATGCGCGAGTACCTGTCCACGTGCACGGGCAAGTTGGCCGCCAGTGGCGAGTACTTCAGCATCTACCTCACAATGACGGCGCTCGAGGGTGCAGATCAGGGTCGCGATTTGCTGAAGGACGCCGCCACCTTCGAGAAGCTTACGCTTGCGTCATCGCCGGTGTACGGTCCGGCGCTCAATAACATGACAATAAAGGAGGTAAACACAAAGGAGacgatggaggaggtgctcaaGGAGGGCATGGAGCGGGCCAAGGAGGGCGAGGTAGTCTGCAGCTACCTAGTTTTGAAGCAGTGCCGCAAGAGCAGCGCAGGGGCGATGGTGTACCTTTCCTCGCTGAACGTCACGCACGTTGGGCCGAACGTGGAGCATCTCACCGGCCTCAAGGCCAAGAAGCCAGAGGAGCCGTGTCGCCTCTACCGCTACTCcgtcggtggtggcagccACACCATGTGCGTTGGCTTCgtcagcgacgacgacgcctcAGCGGCCAAGGTCTTCGATGCGCTGAAGGAAATGCGTGAGGTTCAGAACACCGAGccgcgcagcggcaacgtgAAGCGCTTCATCGAGTATACAAAGAAAGAGATCCCGAAGTGCAAGGAAAAGGTCGCCTCGTCGACggaagagagcaagaaggCAAACTACGAGACAATGCTGAAGCGGATGGAGATGATGCTCAAGGACGCTGAGGACATCGAGAAGGACGCGAAGGCGGTCGCCCCGAAGGCGTACGTGTAG